One stretch of Pseudomonas fluorescens Q2-87 DNA includes these proteins:
- a CDS encoding DUF2334 domain-containing protein: MNHSPTVLLVLHDVAPQTWPDYQPFVEAVDALGHVPMTWLVVPDFHRTNALQAHPGFRHLLDSRVERGDELALHGYYHCDDGPAVRHPKDWFMRRVYTHEGEFYGLSEQAALARLRAGIETFERYQWPLEGFVAPAWLMSEGTRQALRQLPLSYTSDPQHLYRLPDFTTIDAPGLVWSARSAWRRGLSKVISDQREQRWRQAPVIRLGLHPVDMRHPFSRDYWLRTLERLLEDGRVPMTKIGWLANQGLRVSSAA; encoded by the coding sequence ATGAATCATTCGCCCACCGTATTATTGGTGTTGCACGATGTCGCGCCGCAAACCTGGCCCGATTACCAGCCTTTCGTTGAAGCCGTTGACGCCCTCGGCCATGTGCCCATGACCTGGCTGGTGGTGCCCGACTTTCACCGCACCAACGCGCTGCAAGCCCATCCCGGCTTTCGGCACCTGCTCGACAGCAGGGTCGAGCGCGGCGACGAACTGGCGCTGCATGGCTACTACCATTGCGACGATGGCCCTGCGGTCCGTCACCCCAAGGACTGGTTCATGCGCCGGGTCTATACCCATGAAGGCGAGTTCTACGGTTTGTCCGAACAAGCCGCCCTCGCCCGCCTGCGCGCTGGCATCGAAACCTTTGAGCGCTACCAATGGCCGCTGGAAGGTTTCGTCGCCCCGGCCTGGCTGATGAGCGAAGGCACGCGCCAAGCCCTGCGCCAACTGCCACTGAGCTACACCAGCGATCCCCAGCATCTTTATCGTCTGCCCGACTTCACCACCATCGATGCTCCGGGACTGGTCTGGAGCGCCCGCAGTGCCTGGCGTCGAGGCCTGTCGAAAGTCATCAGCGACCAACGTGAACAGCGCTGGCGCCAGGCGCCGGTGATTCGCCTGGGCCTGCACCCGGTGGACATGCGCCACCCGTTCTCCCGGGATTATTGGCTGCGAACCCTCGAACGCCTCCTGGAGGACGGGCGCGTGCCGATGACCAAGATCGGCTGGCTGGCGAACCAGGGCCTGCGGGTCAGCAGCGCCGCATGA
- the mvaT gene encoding histone-like nucleoid-structuring protein MvaT codes for MSLINEYNATKQAIEDLQQRLADLSKDDKLQKELEFEGKLRTLMGEYSKSLRDIIALLDPEAKSSKAPRGAVKTTGTKRARKVKQYKNPHNGEVIETKGGNHKTLKEWKAKWGGDVVEGWATLLG; via the coding sequence ATGTCCTTGATCAACGAATACAACGCCACAAAACAAGCCATTGAAGATCTGCAACAACGTCTGGCCGACCTGTCCAAAGACGACAAACTGCAAAAAGAGCTGGAATTCGAAGGCAAACTGCGCACGCTGATGGGTGAATACTCCAAGTCCCTGCGTGACATCATTGCCCTGCTGGATCCAGAAGCCAAGTCGAGCAAAGCACCGCGTGGCGCCGTGAAAACTACCGGCACCAAACGCGCTCGCAAAGTTAAGCAATACAAAAACCCGCACAACGGCGAAGTCATCGAAACCAAAGGTGGCAACCACAAGACTCTGAAAGAGTGGAAAGCCAAGTGGGGCGGTGATGTGGTTGAAGGCTGGGCAACCCTGCTGGGCTAA
- the sbcB gene encoding exodeoxyribonuclease I translates to MTSIFWYDYETTGINPRCDRPLQVAGIRTDFELNEIDEPVNLYCRPSDDILPHPAACAITGITPACLAEKGLSEADFMTRVHGHLAAPGTCGAGYNTLRFDDEMTRYSLYRNFFDPYAREWQGGNSRWDLIDLVRAAYALRPQGIVWPQEEGRVTLKLERLTAANGIDHGQAHDALSDVRATIALARLIRQKQPRLYDWLFQLRSKQKVMDQVRLLQPMVHISGRFSAERNYIGVVLPLAWHPKNRNALIVCDLHLDPQGLLDHDADHLRQRLYTRRDALLEGELPVPLKLIHINKCPVIAPLTVLRAEDQERLQLDMEGYRERALRLTDAQKVWQDKLEAIYGHEDFTASEDPEQQLYAGFMGDRDRRLCEQVRLADPAQLARERWPFDDERLPELLFRYRARNFADTLSPEEQARWRVFCQQRLTAPQWGAPNTLQSFDEAMAEWTVLATPAQREVLLQWQDYSQQLRKRFSLETQ, encoded by the coding sequence GTGACTTCCATCTTCTGGTACGACTACGAAACCACCGGCATCAACCCGCGTTGCGACCGGCCCCTGCAAGTGGCGGGTATTCGTACCGATTTCGAACTCAATGAAATCGACGAACCGGTGAACCTGTATTGCCGGCCCAGCGATGACATCCTGCCCCATCCGGCAGCCTGCGCGATCACTGGGATTACCCCGGCGTGCCTGGCCGAAAAAGGCCTGAGCGAAGCTGACTTCATGACCCGTGTCCATGGCCACCTGGCCGCCCCCGGCACTTGCGGCGCTGGGTACAACACCCTGCGCTTCGACGACGAGATGACCCGCTACAGCCTGTATCGAAATTTTTTCGACCCCTACGCCCGGGAATGGCAGGGCGGTAACAGCCGCTGGGACCTGATCGACCTGGTGCGCGCCGCCTATGCGCTGCGTCCGCAAGGGATTGTCTGGCCGCAGGAGGAGGGCCGCGTCACGCTCAAGCTCGAGCGCTTGACCGCCGCCAATGGCATCGATCATGGACAGGCCCATGATGCCTTGTCGGACGTGCGCGCAACCATCGCCCTGGCTCGACTGATCCGCCAAAAACAGCCACGGCTCTACGACTGGCTGTTCCAGTTGCGCAGCAAGCAAAAGGTGATGGATCAGGTGCGCCTGCTGCAACCGATGGTGCATATTTCCGGACGTTTCTCGGCCGAGCGAAACTACATCGGCGTCGTCCTGCCGCTGGCCTGGCATCCGAAAAACCGCAATGCCCTGATTGTCTGCGATCTGCACCTCGATCCCCAGGGCCTGCTGGACCACGATGCCGATCACCTGCGTCAACGTTTATATACTCGCCGTGACGCGTTGCTCGAAGGCGAATTGCCGGTGCCGCTCAAACTCATTCATATCAACAAATGCCCGGTGATTGCGCCGTTGACGGTGCTGCGCGCCGAAGATCAGGAGCGGCTGCAACTGGATATGGAGGGGTACCGGGAGCGGGCGTTGCGGCTAACTGACGCACAGAAAGTTTGGCAAGACAAACTTGAAGCTATTTATGGTCATGAAGATTTCACCGCCAGTGAGGATCCCGAACAGCAGTTATACGCAGGCTTCATGGGGGATCGTGATCGGCGTTTATGTGAACAAGTGCGCCTGGCGGACCCAGCGCAATTGGCCCGGGAGCGTTGGCCGTTCGACGATGAGCGTTTGCCGGAACTATTGTTCCGTTATCGCGCACGCAACTTTGCAGATACGTTGAGTCCTGAAGAGCAGGCGCGCTGGAGAGTTTTCTGCCAACAACGTCTGACCGCTCCGCAATGGGGGGCACCTAATACCTTGCAAAGTTTTGACGAGGCGATGGCCGAGTGGACGGTGCTTGCTACGCCCGCGCAGCGAGAAGTACTGCTGCAATGGCAGGATTACAGCCAGCAATTGCGCAAACGTTTTAGCCTCGAGACACAATGA
- a CDS encoding Fic family protein, whose translation MITSKTYLDPVLPENLPDSIIQAADQLPRKAEFLAGRLADETSRQLASLLRITNTYYSNLIEGHRTEIADLQAARTTPKRERKELKALAVHHMTQQEVMERLLRMRPVNSFSAMFDPKLIANLHRRLFKDASTQELTLGDGRLMEPGRLRAEENEQVQVGAHIAPAAAAVLPMLEHLQLHYGRIKDPRRQLIAALAGHHRVALVHPFLDGNGRVIRMLTHLQLVQLGLKPFLWSLSRGLARRQDDYYRFLALADRPREGDHDGRGQLSQRHYFNFIEFMLDVCHDQIDYMTTALNPAKLREQVVHVFSTDPGLRDAGIRPTSAAAVLALLTQGAMPRAEFKVFTGLKDRLATEELSRLIDAGIVVSSTPRSRTVEAGLPARFAGLIFANLHFQMG comes from the coding sequence ATGATCACCTCGAAAACGTACCTTGACCCTGTACTGCCAGAGAATCTGCCCGACTCGATCATCCAGGCGGCGGACCAATTGCCGCGAAAGGCAGAGTTTCTTGCCGGACGGCTCGCTGATGAAACATCCAGGCAACTAGCGAGCCTGTTGCGCATCACCAATACCTACTACTCGAACCTGATCGAAGGGCATCGAACCGAGATCGCTGACCTCCAGGCTGCTCGCACGACGCCAAAACGGGAACGAAAAGAGCTCAAAGCGCTTGCGGTGCACCACATGACACAGCAGGAGGTGATGGAGCGGCTGCTTCGCATGCGTCCTGTGAACAGCTTCTCTGCCATGTTCGATCCCAAGTTGATCGCTAACCTGCATCGTCGGCTGTTCAAGGACGCTTCGACGCAAGAACTGACCCTGGGCGATGGTCGCTTGATGGAACCCGGCCGATTGCGGGCCGAAGAGAACGAACAGGTCCAGGTCGGCGCTCATATCGCCCCAGCGGCTGCGGCTGTATTGCCCATGCTTGAGCACTTGCAGTTGCACTATGGCCGAATCAAGGATCCGCGGCGCCAATTGATCGCAGCCCTGGCCGGCCACCATCGAGTGGCGCTCGTTCACCCGTTCCTGGATGGCAATGGCCGAGTGATTCGGATGCTCACCCACCTGCAACTTGTTCAACTGGGGCTAAAACCTTTCCTCTGGTCACTGTCGCGCGGCCTGGCTCGCAGGCAAGATGACTATTACCGCTTCCTGGCCTTGGCTGATCGCCCTCGTGAAGGTGACCATGACGGTCGCGGCCAACTCTCGCAGCGGCACTACTTCAACTTCATCGAGTTCATGCTCGATGTCTGCCATGACCAGATCGACTACATGACGACCGCGCTGAACCCGGCCAAGCTGCGCGAGCAGGTTGTCCATGTGTTTTCAACGGATCCTGGCCTTCGCGATGCTGGCATCCGGCCCACCAGCGCAGCGGCCGTGCTGGCGCTTCTCACCCAGGGGGCGATGCCGCGTGCGGAGTTCAAAGTGTTTACCGGCTTGAAGGATCGGCTTGCAACAGAGGAACTGAGCCGCTTGATCGACGCGGGGATCGTGGTCAGCAGCACCCCCAGGTCCCGCACGGTGGAAGCGGGTTTGCCCGCACGCTTCGCCGGATTGATCTTTGCGAACCTGCATTTTCAAATGGGCTAA
- a CDS encoding stage II sporulation protein M: MKQSQFESRYQGEWEQLSGLLDQLERSRNVAQSSDFPGAYRRLCHHLALAQARGYSSLLVDTLQQLALRGHQQLYRDRSRPSASVSTFILAGFPRLVREQWPFVLAASLIFLGSLLGIGLLVYLFPELIYSVVSTDEVNQIRSMYDPTSGHLGRSVERASSEDWVMFGYYIMHNIGIAFQTFASGLMFGFGTVFFLLFNGLTIGAIAGHLTQIGSGGTFWSFVIGHGAFELTAIALAGAAGLQLGWALIAPGRLSRGEALRLAAGKSVLMIAGVMLFLLTAAFIEAYWSSSAVTPATKYTVGALLWLLVISYLSLAGRARHAPE, encoded by the coding sequence ATGAAACAAAGCCAATTCGAAAGCCGTTATCAAGGGGAATGGGAGCAGTTGTCGGGCCTGCTCGATCAACTGGAGCGCAGCCGCAACGTGGCCCAGAGCAGCGACTTTCCCGGCGCCTATCGGCGGCTGTGCCATCACTTGGCGTTGGCCCAGGCCCGGGGCTACAGCAGTTTGCTGGTGGATACCCTGCAACAATTGGCGCTGCGCGGTCATCAGCAACTCTACCGGGACCGCAGCCGGCCATCGGCCAGCGTCTCGACGTTCATCCTGGCCGGTTTTCCCCGGTTGGTCCGCGAACAGTGGCCGTTCGTATTGGCTGCCAGCCTGATCTTCCTGGGCAGCCTGCTCGGCATCGGGCTGCTGGTCTATCTGTTTCCAGAGCTGATCTACAGCGTCGTGAGCACCGATGAAGTCAACCAGATACGCAGCATGTACGACCCCACTTCCGGGCACCTGGGACGTTCGGTCGAGCGGGCTTCCAGCGAAGACTGGGTGATGTTCGGCTACTACATCATGCACAACATCGGCATTGCCTTTCAGACCTTCGCCAGCGGCCTGATGTTCGGGTTTGGAACCGTGTTCTTCCTGCTCTTCAACGGGCTGACCATCGGCGCGATAGCCGGGCACCTGACCCAGATCGGTTCCGGTGGGACATTCTGGTCGTTCGTGATCGGCCATGGCGCCTTCGAACTCACCGCCATCGCCCTGGCCGGTGCCGCCGGCCTGCAACTGGGCTGGGCCCTGATCGCTCCGGGACGCCTCAGCCGGGGTGAAGCCTTGCGGCTCGCCGCCGGCAAGAGCGTGCTGATGATCGCCGGCGTGATGCTGTTTTTGCTCACCGCCGCGTTCATCGAAGCGTACTGGTCCTCCAGTGCCGTGACGCCGGCGACCAAATACACAGTCGGCGCCCTGTTGTGGCTGCTGGTCATCAGCTATCTGTCGCTTGCCGGACGGGCCCGCCATGCGCCTGAGTGA
- a CDS encoding RDD family protein, with protein MLETPALQRNATLPAPLDTRYQVETPEGIDLPLRPAGLMSRAIAFAIDLAIRGLVLGVLFLVLAFFGELGVGLGSILLFVVSWWYMVLFEVLNQGRSPGKQFMKLRVVQDDGRPIGWSASLIRNLLRFVDMLPFGYTFGAISCLQHPAFKRLGDIAAGTLVVYLEQPIKRPALPMAQPLRAPFALSLNEQRAVLGFAERRADLSPARVNELAAILAAPLNVPTPNAAAELDGIARGLLGSA; from the coding sequence ATGCTCGAGACACCAGCACTGCAAAGGAACGCGACGCTGCCTGCGCCCCTGGACACGCGCTATCAGGTCGAAACACCCGAAGGTATCGACCTGCCCTTGCGTCCGGCGGGGTTGATGTCCCGCGCAATCGCCTTCGCCATCGACCTGGCTATCCGCGGCCTGGTGCTGGGTGTGCTCTTTCTCGTGCTGGCGTTTTTCGGTGAACTGGGGGTCGGCCTTGGTTCCATCCTGCTGTTTGTCGTCAGCTGGTGGTACATGGTGCTGTTCGAAGTGCTGAACCAAGGGCGATCCCCCGGCAAACAGTTCATGAAGCTGCGGGTGGTGCAGGACGATGGCCGACCCATCGGCTGGTCGGCTTCGCTGATCCGCAACCTGTTGCGCTTTGTCGACATGCTGCCCTTCGGCTACACCTTCGGTGCGATCAGTTGCCTGCAACATCCAGCCTTCAAGCGCCTGGGCGACATCGCGGCGGGCACGCTGGTGGTGTATCTGGAACAGCCGATCAAACGTCCGGCATTGCCCATGGCCCAACCGCTCAGGGCGCCTTTCGCCCTGAGCCTGAACGAGCAACGCGCCGTACTGGGCTTTGCCGAACGGCGGGCAGACCTTTCCCCCGCGCGGGTCAACGAACTGGCAGCCATCCTGGCCGCGCCGCTGAACGTGCCGACGCCAAACGCTGCGGCCGAACTCGATGGCATCGCCCGCGGCCTGCTGGGGTCCGCATGA
- the purU gene encoding formyltetrahydrofolate deformylase, giving the protein MRTFRLVIACPDRVGIVAKVSNFLASHNGWITEASHHSDNQSGWFFMRHEIRADSLPFGIEAFREAFAPIAEEFSMDWRITDTAQKKRVVLMASRESHCLADLLHRWHSDELDCDIACVISNHDDLRSMVEWHGIPYYHVPVNPQDKQPAFAEVSRLVKQHDAEVVVLARYMQILPPALCSEYAHKVINIHHSFLPSFVGAKPYHQASMRGVKLIGATCHYVTEELDAGPIIEQDVVRVSHSDSIEDMVRFGRDVEKMVLARGLRYHLEDRVLVHGNKTVVF; this is encoded by the coding sequence ATGCGCACTTTTCGGTTGGTGATTGCTTGCCCGGACCGCGTCGGTATCGTTGCTAAAGTCAGTAACTTCCTGGCGTCCCACAACGGCTGGATCACTGAAGCGAGCCATCACTCGGACAATCAGAGCGGCTGGTTTTTCATGCGTCACGAGATTCGTGCCGACTCGCTGCCCTTTGGCATCGAAGCTTTTCGTGAGGCCTTCGCACCGATTGCCGAAGAATTCTCGATGGACTGGCGCATCACCGACACCGCGCAGAAAAAGCGCGTGGTACTGATGGCCAGCCGCGAGTCTCACTGCCTGGCGGACTTGTTGCACCGCTGGCACAGCGATGAGCTCGATTGCGACATCGCTTGTGTCATTTCCAACCATGACGACTTGCGCAGCATGGTGGAGTGGCACGGCATTCCGTATTACCACGTACCGGTCAATCCGCAGGACAAGCAGCCGGCGTTCGCCGAAGTCTCGCGGCTGGTCAAGCAGCACGACGCCGAGGTGGTGGTCCTGGCCCGCTACATGCAGATCCTGCCGCCAGCCTTGTGCAGCGAATACGCCCACAAGGTCATCAATATTCACCACAGCTTCCTGCCCTCGTTCGTCGGGGCCAAGCCGTACCACCAGGCCTCGATGCGCGGCGTGAAGCTGATTGGCGCCACCTGCCATTACGTGACCGAGGAGCTGGACGCCGGGCCGATCATCGAGCAGGACGTGGTGCGCGTCAGCCATAGCGACAGCATTGAAGACATGGTGCGTTTCGGCCGTGACGTGGAGAAGATGGTCCTGGCGCGGGGCTTGCGCTATCACCTGGAAGATCGGGTGTTGGTGCACGGCAACAAGACCGTGGTGTTCTGA
- a CDS encoding DUF4129 domain-containing protein produces MRLSDATVVIRPRTSWEAMDLGVLMSQQHRRLLMTSWAIVTLPVYALLAVLLWDSPSLVVMLFWWLKPAFDRLPLYILSKALFGETPTLWQALRQWPALLKPQLLASLTWRRLSLSRSFLMPVVQLEGLAGEAREQRLRVLLQRNGGAAQWLTIIGAHLETALWFGLMVLFYLFVPQQVELEWDWQMLVAAAEHDWLWFEHLMNFLYPLLLIVWEPIYVACGFSLYLNRRTILEAWDIELVFRRLRQRLSAVAPVLLLLALILLPPSPAAWAGEDPIAPDSPRLLNQPLTSEASRDSIKAILDAPPFKNPQTVTRYRFGEETPKETAEAPETDAKPGWLRGLLKWLGSQRFDLAAALIQVMLWACLAGAIAWLVWRYRDRLKQLANRRPTQRSSVERAAPARMFGLDIREESLPADVAASVEQLWASQPREALGLLYRALLSRLHHDYNIALKPADTESQVLQRVEQLQHEDLLAFGKSLTLHWQNIAYGHRAPPPHLQHELCDGWRGLFGPGASR; encoded by the coding sequence ATGCGCCTGAGTGATGCCACGGTTGTCATTCGCCCGCGCACGAGCTGGGAAGCCATGGACCTCGGCGTGCTGATGAGCCAGCAGCATCGGCGCCTGCTGATGACCAGTTGGGCGATTGTCACGCTGCCGGTCTACGCATTGTTGGCCGTGTTGCTGTGGGATTCACCGTCCCTGGTCGTGATGCTGTTCTGGTGGTTGAAACCGGCCTTCGACCGCCTGCCGCTGTACATTTTGTCCAAGGCCCTGTTTGGCGAGACGCCCACGTTGTGGCAGGCCTTGCGCCAGTGGCCGGCGCTGCTCAAGCCCCAGTTACTGGCCAGCTTGACTTGGCGCCGGCTGAGCCTGAGCCGCAGCTTCCTGATGCCCGTGGTGCAACTCGAAGGGCTCGCCGGTGAGGCGCGGGAGCAGCGCTTGCGCGTGTTGCTGCAACGCAACGGCGGTGCCGCGCAATGGTTGACCATCATCGGCGCGCACCTGGAAACCGCCCTGTGGTTCGGCCTCATGGTGCTGTTCTATCTGTTCGTGCCGCAACAGGTCGAATTGGAATGGGATTGGCAGATGCTCGTTGCCGCAGCCGAGCACGACTGGCTGTGGTTCGAACACCTGATGAATTTCCTCTACCCACTGTTGCTGATCGTCTGGGAGCCGATCTACGTCGCCTGCGGCTTCAGCCTCTATCTGAACCGACGCACCATTCTCGAAGCCTGGGACATCGAGTTGGTGTTTCGGCGCCTGCGCCAGCGCCTGAGCGCTGTAGCACCCGTATTGTTGCTGCTGGCGCTGATACTGCTGCCGCCATCGCCAGCGGCGTGGGCCGGCGAAGATCCCATTGCACCCGACAGCCCGCGGCTACTCAACCAGCCGCTTACCAGCGAAGCCTCCCGGGACAGTATCAAGGCGATCCTCGACGCCCCGCCCTTCAAGAATCCGCAGACGGTCACCCGCTATCGCTTCGGCGAGGAAACCCCCAAAGAAACCGCCGAAGCGCCCGAGACCGACGCGAAACCGGGCTGGCTCAGGGGCTTGCTCAAATGGCTCGGCAGCCAACGCTTCGACTTGGCCGCCGCGCTGATCCAAGTGATGCTCTGGGCCTGCCTGGCCGGCGCCATCGCCTGGCTGGTCTGGCGTTATCGCGACCGGCTCAAGCAATTGGCGAATCGCCGGCCGACACAACGGTCAAGCGTGGAACGAGCGGCGCCCGCCCGGATGTTCGGCCTGGATATTCGCGAAGAGAGCCTGCCGGCCGACGTGGCGGCCAGCGTCGAGCAACTGTGGGCCAGCCAACCTCGCGAGGCGCTGGGCCTGCTGTACCGGGCGCTGCTCAGTCGCTTGCACCATGACTACAACATCGCGTTGAAACCGGCCGACACCGAAAGCCAGGTCCTGCAACGTGTCGAGCAGCTTCAACATGAGGACCTGCTGGCGTTCGGCAAAAGCCTGACCCTGCATTGGCAGAACATTGCCTATGGACACCGCGCACCACCGCCCCATCTGCAACACGAATTGTGCGACGGCTGGCGCGGCCTGTTCGGCCCGGGAGCGTCTCGATGA
- a CDS encoding lysylphosphatidylglycerol synthase transmembrane domain-containing protein: MKRLIWLGAALLTALLIPLLVGGGEMWSRVQRFPLSLLLAMLSMIVLCWALNSVRLRLLLGEHRGRIGGLKSLGVVMSTEFAMCATPGGSGGPLTLMALLARNGVRPAHGSAVFAMDQLSDLLFFLCALVGILFYALFQNLSQRMEWMLALSAISMFGGLFGCVLVARYHRRLILLGARLLRHLRVKSTTRRRWGRKILHFLAAFTDTLKLPRQTLFQVFGLTCLHWALRYSVLYLALKGLGADLQWAWSFLIQMLSLSAGQFSLLPGGAGAAELTSAALLAPMVGKSTAAAAILIWRAVTYYFYLVAGGPVFFLMVGRPLIKKLIKFRQA; this comes from the coding sequence ATGAAACGGCTGATCTGGCTGGGCGCCGCGCTGCTTACGGCGTTGCTGATTCCATTGTTAGTGGGCGGCGGGGAAATGTGGTCGCGGGTGCAGCGCTTTCCCTTGTCGCTGCTGCTGGCCATGCTCAGCATGATTGTCCTGTGCTGGGCCCTTAACTCGGTGCGCCTGCGCTTGTTGTTGGGCGAGCACCGTGGGCGCATCGGCGGTCTGAAAAGCCTGGGCGTGGTGATGTCCACGGAGTTCGCCATGTGCGCGACGCCCGGTGGCAGTGGCGGCCCGCTGACCTTGATGGCCCTGCTGGCGCGCAACGGCGTGCGCCCAGCCCATGGCAGCGCGGTGTTTGCCATGGACCAGTTGAGTGACCTGCTGTTTTTCCTTTGCGCCTTGGTGGGCATTCTGTTTTACGCGTTGTTCCAGAACCTCAGCCAGCGCATGGAATGGATGCTCGCCTTGAGCGCGATTTCAATGTTTGGCGGGCTGTTCGGCTGCGTGCTGGTGGCCCGCTATCACCGCCGGCTGATCCTGCTCGGGGCGCGACTGTTGCGGCATTTGCGGGTGAAGAGCACCACCCGGCGACGCTGGGGGCGCAAGATCCTGCATTTCCTGGCGGCGTTCACCGACACCTTGAAATTGCCGCGCCAGACCCTGTTCCAGGTGTTCGGCCTGACCTGCCTGCATTGGGCCTTGCGCTATAGCGTGTTGTATCTCGCACTGAAGGGACTGGGGGCGGATTTGCAGTGGGCCTGGAGTTTCCTGATCCAGATGCTGTCCTTGAGTGCGGGACAATTCAGCCTGCTGCCGGGCGGTGCCGGGGCGGCGGAGTTGACATCGGCGGCTCTGCTGGCGCCCATGGTGGGCAAATCCACAGCCGCAGCGGCCATCCTGATCTGGCGGGCGGTGACCTATTATTTTTATCTGGTGGCCGGCGGGCCGGTGTTCTTCTTGATGGTCGGACGACCGTTGATCAAGAAGCTGATCAAATTCAGGCAGGCCTGA
- a CDS encoding DUF4350 domain-containing protein: MSRRAGMLTGALLAALVCALAIFLYAKAVPYQEIVEHGPSPEAQANPYLAAEHFLRQQGINVEHANNLSVLPNLEPRQRSLLLLGERTQMTPREVDQLMNWTRAGGRLLFVAEALWDDNTGSSGDLLLDRVHLHQLLSKDLKAQAPELIKDRYPELTKLYLEDEEAPAYVGFDTAFHLEDPQNLAQVWANSALATHMMQLTLGLGSITVITDAELWKNEHIDQYDNAWLLWYLSADTDVTLLFNTDHDNLLTLLLRYFPQALVALLALAGLWLWRSAVRHGPLQQPAPKARRQLEEHLQASAAFHRRHNGQEHLLHALQQDVLRRARHLHPGFEQLVVAEQWQVLARLTRQPTRAISQALSPRPKQRLSSAEFCRQVAHLQTIRNAL, from the coding sequence ATGAGCCGGCGCGCAGGGATGCTGACCGGAGCATTGCTGGCCGCGCTGGTGTGCGCCCTGGCTATCTTTCTCTACGCCAAGGCGGTGCCGTACCAGGAGATCGTCGAGCACGGCCCATCCCCCGAAGCCCAGGCCAATCCATACCTGGCCGCCGAGCATTTCCTGCGCCAGCAAGGCATCAACGTCGAGCATGCAAACAACCTGAGCGTGCTGCCCAACCTCGAGCCTCGCCAGCGCAGCCTGCTGCTGTTGGGTGAACGCACCCAAATGACGCCACGGGAAGTCGACCAGTTGATGAACTGGACCCGGGCCGGTGGGCGACTGCTCTTCGTGGCCGAGGCCTTGTGGGACGACAACACCGGCAGCAGCGGCGATTTGCTGCTCGACCGGGTGCACCTGCATCAACTCTTGAGCAAGGATCTCAAGGCGCAGGCACCCGAACTCATCAAGGACCGTTATCCGGAACTGACCAAGTTGTACCTGGAAGACGAAGAGGCACCGGCGTATGTCGGTTTCGACACGGCCTTCCATCTCGAAGACCCGCAGAACCTGGCCCAGGTCTGGGCGAACAGCGCATTGGCGACCCATATGATGCAACTGACCCTGGGCCTGGGCTCGATCACCGTGATCACCGACGCCGAGCTGTGGAAGAACGAGCACATCGACCAGTACGACAATGCCTGGCTGCTCTGGTACCTGAGCGCCGATACCGACGTCACGCTGCTGTTCAATACCGATCACGACAACCTGCTGACCTTGCTGCTGCGCTATTTTCCCCAGGCGCTGGTCGCGCTGCTGGCCTTGGCAGGCCTGTGGCTATGGCGCTCGGCGGTGCGGCATGGCCCGCTGCAGCAACCGGCGCCCAAGGCGCGGCGTCAACTGGAAGAACACTTGCAGGCCAGCGCCGCTTTCCATCGGCGGCACAACGGCCAGGAGCACCTGTTGCACGCCTTGCAACAAGACGTGCTGCGCCGCGCACGCCATCTGCACCCAGGCTTCGAACAACTGGTCGTCGCCGAACAATGGCAGGTGCTCGCCCGCCTGACCCGGCAACCCACCCGGGCCATCAGCCAGGCCTTGAGTCCCCGGCCGAAACAGCGCCTGTCCAGCGCCGAGTTCTGTCGCCAGGTCGCCCATTTGCAAACGATCAGGAATGCCTTATGA